A DNA window from Dunckerocampus dactyliophorus isolate RoL2022-P2 chromosome 17, RoL_Ddac_1.1, whole genome shotgun sequence contains the following coding sequences:
- the st8sia3 gene encoding sia-alpha-2,3-Gal-beta-1,4-GlcNAc-R:alpha 2,8-sialyltransferase yields MVRIASALGLVMFSVALLILSFISYVSIKKDFLLGTPRYGPNGGPRMYMFHAGYRERPPRKPDLSSQLALKYLDPAFTPLTNALSEDLQNSSKWRYNSTAFIQQRKEISQYIDIPHNFTLTHDSVRIGQLMHYDYSSHKYVYSIGENFRSLLPDVSPILNKRYNVCAVVGNSGILTGSRCGAQIEKFDFVFRCNFAPTELFKRDVGRRTNMTTFNPSILEKYYNNLLTVQDRNNFFLSLKKLDGAILWIPAFFFHTSATVTRTLVDFFVEHRGQLKVQLAWPGNIMQHINNYWKTKQLSPKRLSTGILMYTLASSMCDQIHLYGFWPFGWDPNTGKELPYHYYDKKGTKFTTKWQEAHQLPAEFKLLYKMHTEGLLKLSLSHCA; encoded by the exons ATGGTGCGCATCGCCAGCGCGCTGGGGCTCGTCATGTTCAGCGTGGCGCTGCTCATCCTGTCCTTCATCAGCTACGTGTCCATTAAGAAGGATTTCCTTCTCGGAACTCCTAGATATGGACCGAACGGGGGACCCAGGATGTACATGTTCCACGCCGGGTATCG CGAAAGACCACCTCGCAAACCTGACCTGAG ctcCCAGCTGGCACTGAAGTATTTGGATCCGGCTTTCACGCCACTCACCAATGCTCTTAGCGAGGACCTGCAGAACTCGTCTAAATGGAGGTATAACAGCACAGCTTTCATCCAGCAGAG GAAAGAGATCTCTCAGTACATCGACATTCCTCACAACTTCACGCTGACACACGACTCAGTGCGCATTGGCCAGCTGATGCATTACGACTACTCCAGCCACAAGTACGTCTATTCCATCGGCGAGAACTTCCGCTCACTCCTCCCGGACGTTTCGCCCATTCTTAACAAGCGCTACAACGTCTGCGCCGTCGTCGGCAACAGCGGCATCCTCACCGGCTCGCGATGCGGTGCCCAAATTGAGAAGTTTGACTTCGTCTTCCGATGCAATTTTGCCCCGACGGAGCTCTTTAAGAGAGATGTTGGCCGGCGCACCAACATGACAACTTTTAACCCGAGTATCTTAGAAAAATACTACAACAACCTATTGACTGTGCAGGACAGGAATAACTTCTTCCTGAGCTTGAAGAAGCTGGATGGTGCCATTCTGTGGATCCCAGCATTCTTCTTCCACACATCAGCCACAGTGACCAGGACACTGGTGGACTTCTTTGTGGAACATCGGGGTCAGCTGAAGGTCCAGCTGGCCTGGCCTGGAAACATCATGCAGCACATAAACAA CTACTGGAAAACCAAACAACTGTCGCCAAAGCGTCTGAGCACCGGCATCCTGATGTACACACTGGCGTCTTCTATGTGCGACCAGATCCATCTGTACGGCTTCTGGCCTTTCGGCTGGGACCCCAACACGGGGAAAGAGCTACCGTATCACTACTACGACAAGAAGGGCACCAAGTTCACCACCAAATGGCAGGAGGCACATCAACTACCTGCTGAGTTCAAACTCCTCTATAAGATGCACACTGAGGGACTGCTGAAGCTCAGCCTCTCCCACTGCGCTTAG